One Actinomycetota bacterium DNA window includes the following coding sequences:
- a CDS encoding rhomboid family intramembrane serine protease, which yields MPDDQGPSDRPEWLTKATTPTTCYRHPDRQTGLRCSRCDRPICGECANPAPVGQLCPDDARVTVRTRGLPGTEQPVVTWALLGLNTFMLFAAALLTGSGFGLLEPSARALCRLGALNAAAIAESGQWWRLLTVMVLHGGLLHWAFNSWALWAFGPTLEAMLGRIRFLALYVGTGLVGAAASFAFNQTTLGVGASGAIFGLLGALVAYFFRRRKVGGSMPLQSLLLVLFLNLLIASRSASIDNLAHIGGFLAGLAAMALYDAAGPRNRGLQVAALAVPYLAGIALAVIGVANYPLGSGLTCVGA from the coding sequence CCGGCAGACCGGGCTGCGCTGCTCGCGCTGCGACCGGCCCATCTGCGGCGAGTGCGCCAACCCGGCCCCGGTGGGCCAGCTCTGCCCCGACGACGCCCGCGTCACGGTCCGGACCCGCGGCCTCCCCGGCACCGAGCAGCCGGTGGTCACCTGGGCGTTGCTCGGCCTCAACACCTTCATGCTGTTCGCGGCCGCGCTGCTCACCGGCAGCGGCTTCGGGCTGCTGGAGCCGTCGGCCAGGGCCCTGTGCCGGCTGGGGGCGCTGAACGCCGCCGCCATCGCCGAGTCCGGGCAGTGGTGGCGGCTGCTGACGGTGATGGTGCTGCACGGCGGGCTGCTCCACTGGGCGTTCAACAGCTGGGCCCTGTGGGCGTTCGGGCCGACCCTTGAGGCCATGCTCGGCCGGATCCGCTTCCTCGCCCTATACGTCGGCACCGGCCTGGTCGGGGCCGCGGCCAGCTTCGCCTTCAACCAGACCACCCTGGGGGTCGGCGCCTCGGGGGCCATCTTCGGCCTGCTCGGCGCCCTGGTCGCCTACTTCTTCCGGCGCCGCAAGGTCGGCGGCTCGATGCCGCTCCAGAGCCTCCTGCTGGTGCTGTTCCTCAACCTGCTGATCGCCTCCCGCAGCGCCAGCATCGACAACCTGGCCCACATCGGCGGGTTCCTGGCCGGCCTGGCCGCCATGGCCCTGTACGACGCGGCCGGGCCGCGCAACCGCGGCCTCCAGGTGGCCGCGCTGGCCGTGCCCTACCTGGCCGGGATCGCCCTGGCCGTCATCGGGGTGGCCAACTACCCCCTCGGCAGCGGCCTCACCTGCGTGGGGGCCTGA
- the selD gene encoding selenide, water dikinase SelD — MRATETPRLTSLSHGAGCACKLPLATLERLMASVGQGLGGSGDGDLLVGAADGDDAAVLRLDDQRALVLTTDFFTPIVDDARDWGRIAAANALSDVYAMGGRPLVALNLTAWPADLPVELLAEVLRGGAEVAGQAGCPVVGGHSIDDPEPKYGLAVVGMADPGRLLTIARARPGDRLVLTKPLGTGVVATAVKRGDPDPAAVAAAVAAMTTLNNDAAEAAVATGVEAATDVTGFGLLGHLHRMLRASGVAAEVDAARVPFLPGAAELAAAGFVSGGTRNNEAYLRDHVDPEPGLPPVVATLLHDAQTSGGLLLSVAPDILGGLVADLRGRGVEPALVGRVLAGPAGRIRVRRLPPDERRRP; from the coding sequence ATGCGTGCTACAGAAACCCCCCGTCTGACCTCTCTCTCCCATGGGGCGGGCTGCGCCTGCAAGCTGCCCCTGGCCACCCTTGAGCGGCTCATGGCCAGCGTCGGCCAGGGGCTGGGCGGGAGCGGCGACGGCGACCTGCTGGTCGGGGCGGCCGACGGCGACGACGCGGCCGTGCTGCGCCTCGACGACCAGCGGGCGCTGGTCCTCACGACCGACTTCTTCACCCCGATCGTCGACGACGCCCGCGACTGGGGGCGGATCGCCGCCGCCAACGCCCTCTCGGACGTCTACGCCATGGGGGGCCGGCCGCTGGTCGCCCTCAACCTGACCGCCTGGCCGGCCGACCTGCCGGTCGAGCTGCTGGCCGAGGTGCTGCGGGGCGGTGCCGAGGTGGCCGGCCAGGCTGGCTGCCCGGTCGTTGGCGGCCACTCGATCGACGACCCCGAGCCCAAGTACGGCCTGGCCGTGGTCGGCATGGCCGACCCGGGCCGGCTGCTGACCATCGCCCGGGCCCGGCCGGGGGACCGGCTGGTGCTGACCAAGCCGCTCGGCACCGGGGTGGTCGCGACCGCGGTCAAGCGCGGCGACCCCGACCCGGCCGCCGTCGCGGCCGCGGTCGCCGCCATGACCACCCTGAACAACGACGCCGCCGAGGCCGCCGTGGCCACCGGGGTCGAGGCCGCCACCGACGTGACCGGCTTCGGGCTGCTCGGCCACCTCCACCGGATGCTGCGGGCCAGCGGCGTGGCCGCCGAGGTCGACGCCGCCCGGGTGCCGTTCCTGCCCGGCGCGGCCGAGCTGGCCGCGGCCGGGTTCGTCTCCGGCGGCACCCGCAACAACGAGGCCTACCTGCGCGACCACGTCGACCCGGAGCCGGGCCTGCCCCCGGTGGTCGCCACCCTGCTCCACGACGCCCAGACCTCGGGCGGCCTGCTGCTGTCGGTGGCCCCCGATATCCTCGGCGGGCTGGTCGCCGACCTGCGCGGCCGCGGCGTGGAGCCGGCCCTGGTCGGCCGCGTGCTCGCCGGCCCGGCCGGGCGCATCCGGGTGCGGCGGCTGCCCCCAGACGAGAGGAGACGCCCGTGA
- a CDS encoding serine hydrolase domain-containing protein, producing the protein MSEVQEQVQQAIDKLVSSGAERGVQVAVYRGGEQVVDAVAGVADPASGHPVDAGTVFYNFSVVKGATATVVHVLAERGLFGYDTPVADLWPEFAAHGKGGVTVRQVLDHSAGVPGIPLDTTVEDLCDWDKICAAVADAELWWEPGTKVGYHAYTFGYILGEVVRRATGKPISQVLREEVSGPLGVADELWFGMPESEHHRLAPLEDEPGAAEMAAQMMASMPPDLPMFRSAPMSLFPNAEFGNRPDTLAADIPAGGKTSARAIARMYAALLGEVDGVRLLTPERLAEATAVSSSGTDEVFGNPSTWGLGYAIGGVGNDPQDASTVFGYGGVGGSFACGDTATGVAWAVTKNRVSNDFATATQLGQLIAGAA; encoded by the coding sequence GTGAGCGAGGTCCAGGAGCAGGTCCAGCAGGCGATCGACAAGCTGGTCTCCTCCGGGGCCGAGCGCGGCGTCCAGGTCGCCGTCTACCGTGGCGGCGAGCAGGTGGTCGACGCCGTCGCCGGGGTCGCCGACCCGGCCAGCGGCCACCCGGTCGACGCCGGCACGGTGTTCTACAACTTCTCGGTCGTCAAGGGGGCCACCGCGACCGTGGTCCACGTGCTCGCCGAGCGCGGGCTGTTCGGCTACGACACCCCGGTCGCCGACCTGTGGCCGGAGTTCGCCGCCCACGGCAAGGGCGGCGTGACCGTCCGCCAGGTCCTCGACCACAGCGCCGGGGTGCCGGGCATCCCGCTGGACACGACCGTCGAGGACCTGTGCGACTGGGACAAGATCTGCGCCGCCGTCGCCGACGCCGAGCTGTGGTGGGAGCCCGGGACCAAGGTCGGCTACCACGCCTACACCTTCGGCTACATCCTCGGCGAGGTCGTCCGCCGGGCCACCGGCAAGCCCATCTCCCAGGTCCTGCGGGAGGAGGTCTCCGGCCCGCTGGGCGTGGCCGACGAGCTCTGGTTCGGCATGCCGGAATCCGAGCACCACCGGCTGGCCCCCCTGGAGGACGAGCCGGGCGCGGCCGAGATGGCCGCCCAGATGATGGCCTCGATGCCGCCCGACCTGCCGATGTTCCGGTCGGCGCCGATGTCGCTGTTCCCCAACGCCGAGTTCGGCAACCGGCCCGACACCCTGGCCGCCGACATCCCCGCCGGCGGCAAGACCTCCGCCCGGGCCATCGCCCGCATGTACGCCGCCCTGCTCGGCGAGGTCGACGGCGTGCGGCTGCTCACCCCCGAGCGGCTGGCCGAGGCGACCGCCGTCTCCTCCAGCGGCACCGACGAGGTGTTCGGGAACCCGAGCACCTGGGGGCTCGGGTACGCCATCGGGGGCGTGGGGAACGACCCGCAGGACGCGTCGACCGTGTTCGGCTACGGCGGCGTCGGCGGCAGCTTCGCCTGCGGCGACACCGCCACCGGGGTCGCCTGGGCGGTGACCAAGAACCGGGTCAGCAACGACTTCGCCACCGCGACCCAGCTCGGCCAGCTGATCGCCGGGGCGGCCTGA
- a CDS encoding M67 family metallopeptidase has protein sequence MLRIDDDQYEALVAHARAEYPNEACALLAGRDGSVERVYALPNAEASPTFYVAEPKAQLRAMTEMDDLGLDLVGIFHSHVATEAYPSRTDVELAAYPDAAYLILSLADQDTPVLRAFSIRDGQVTERELEMRTAGVAG, from the coding sequence ATGCTGCGGATCGACGACGACCAGTACGAGGCGCTGGTGGCCCACGCCAGGGCCGAGTACCCGAACGAGGCCTGCGCGCTGCTGGCCGGTCGGGACGGGTCGGTCGAGCGTGTCTATGCTCTTCCCAACGCCGAGGCCAGCCCGACCTTCTACGTGGCCGAGCCCAAGGCCCAGCTGCGGGCCATGACCGAGATGGACGACCTCGGCCTGGACCTGGTCGGGATCTTCCACTCGCATGTGGCCACCGAGGCCTACCCGTCGCGCACCGACGTCGAGCTGGCCGCCTATCCCGACGCCGCCTACCTTATCCTCTCCCTGGCCGACCAGGACACGCCCGTGCTGCGGGCCTTCTCGATCCGCGACGGCCAGGTCACCGAGCGGGAGCTGGAGATGCGCACCGCCGGGGTGGCCGGATGA
- a CDS encoding ubiquitin-like small modifier protein 1, whose protein sequence is MAVEVRIPTILRKHTGGEKAVAADGDTIRDLLGDLDRRYPGIAGQLLTEDGSLHRFVNVYVNDEDVRFLGALDAKLSDGDVVAILPAVAGGSGS, encoded by the coding sequence ATGGCCGTTGAAGTCCGTATCCCGACGATCCTGCGCAAGCACACCGGCGGCGAGAAGGCCGTCGCCGCCGACGGCGACACCATCCGCGACCTGCTCGGCGACCTCGACCGGCGCTACCCGGGGATCGCCGGGCAGCTGCTGACCGAGGACGGCTCCCTGCACCGCTTCGTCAACGTCTACGTCAACGACGAGGACGTCCGCTTCCTCGGCGCCCTCGACGCCAAGCTCTCCGACGGCGACGTCGTGGCCATTCTCCCCGCGGTCGCGGGGGGGTCCGGGAGCTGA
- a CDS encoding cysteine synthase, with protein MRYEDLADAIGNTPLVGLPRLSPRADVRLWAKLEGHNPTGSVKDRIARAMVDDAEKSGRLAPGATLVEPSSGNTGISLALVARVRGYRLVVVMPENTSAERRQLLELYGAEVVLSPAAGGSNGAIARAAELAGDHPDWVMLYQYGNPANVTAHYETTGPEIWRDLPEVTHFVAGLGTSGTLVGVGRYLKEQNPAVQVVAAEPEYGDLVYGLRNLDEGFVPPIFDEDVLDRRIKVGSKDALARTRGLAAAEGVFAGISTGAILHVALRVAERAEQADIVVLAPDGGWKYLSTGAYGADPVAAEAGLRGQLWA; from the coding sequence ATGCGGTACGAGGACCTGGCCGACGCCATCGGCAACACGCCGCTGGTCGGGCTGCCCAGGCTCTCGCCCCGGGCCGACGTGCGCCTCTGGGCCAAGCTGGAGGGCCACAACCCCACCGGCAGCGTCAAGGACCGGATCGCCAGGGCCATGGTCGACGACGCCGAGAAATCGGGCCGGCTGGCCCCGGGGGCGACCCTGGTCGAGCCGTCCAGCGGCAACACCGGCATCTCCCTGGCCCTGGTGGCCCGGGTCCGGGGCTACCGGCTGGTCGTGGTCATGCCCGAGAACACCTCGGCCGAGCGCCGCCAGCTGCTGGAGCTGTACGGGGCCGAGGTGGTCCTGTCGCCGGCCGCCGGCGGCTCCAACGGGGCCATCGCCCGGGCCGCGGAGCTGGCCGGCGACCACCCCGACTGGGTGATGCTGTACCAGTACGGCAACCCGGCCAACGTCACCGCCCACTACGAGACCACCGGCCCCGAGATCTGGCGCGACCTGCCCGAGGTGACCCACTTCGTGGCCGGCCTCGGCACCAGCGGCACCCTGGTCGGGGTGGGCCGCTACCTCAAGGAGCAGAACCCCGCCGTCCAGGTGGTGGCGGCCGAGCCCGAGTACGGCGACCTGGTCTACGGGCTGCGCAACCTGGACGAGGGGTTCGTGCCCCCGATCTTCGACGAGGACGTGCTCGACCGCCGCATCAAGGTCGGCTCCAAGGACGCCCTGGCCCGGACCCGCGGGCTGGCCGCCGCCGAGGGCGTGTTCGCCGGCATCTCCACCGGGGCCATCCTGCACGTCGCCCTCCGGGTCGCCGAGCGGGCCGAGCAGGCCGACATCGTCGTCCTCGCCCCCGACGGCGGCTGGAAGTACCTGTCCACCGGCGCCTACGGGGCCGACCCGGTGGCCGCCGAGGCCGGCCTCCGCGGCCAGCTCTGGGCATAG
- the murI gene encoding glutamate racemase yields MDARPIGIFDSGVGGLTVARAVIDLLPHESVIYFGDTARFPYGPRSQAQVRRFAEEIMDLLVAEDVKLAVVACNSASAAAFDELKAAYPLPVVEVIEPAVRAAVRLTRNRNVGLIGTEGTIGSGRYREAIEETHENVTLVAQACPRFVEFVERGETTGPEILELARGYLAPLVAAEVDTLILGCTHYPLLTGVIGYLVGPDVFLVNSAEWTARSVFAELTRADLHAPYGARPAHRFLASGDPDEFRRVGARFLGPEVGVVERRSAAVPVEAEAS; encoded by the coding sequence ATGGACGCGCGACCCATCGGCATCTTCGACTCCGGCGTCGGCGGGCTCACCGTCGCCCGGGCCGTCATCGACCTGCTGCCCCACGAGTCGGTGATCTACTTCGGCGACACCGCCCGGTTCCCCTACGGGCCCCGCTCGCAGGCCCAGGTGCGGCGGTTCGCCGAGGAGATCATGGACCTGCTGGTGGCCGAGGACGTGAAGCTGGCCGTGGTCGCCTGCAACAGCGCCTCGGCGGCCGCCTTCGACGAGCTCAAGGCCGCCTACCCGCTGCCCGTGGTCGAGGTGATCGAGCCGGCCGTGCGGGCCGCGGTGCGCCTCACCCGCAACCGCAACGTCGGCCTGATCGGCACCGAGGGGACGATCGGCTCCGGCCGCTACCGCGAGGCCATCGAGGAGACCCACGAGAACGTCACCCTGGTCGCCCAGGCCTGCCCCCGGTTCGTCGAGTTCGTGGAGCGGGGCGAGACCACCGGCCCGGAGATCCTGGAGCTGGCCCGCGGCTACCTGGCCCCGCTGGTGGCCGCCGAGGTCGACACCCTGATCCTCGGCTGCACCCACTACCCGCTGCTCACCGGGGTCATCGGCTACCTGGTGGGCCCGGACGTGTTCCTGGTCAACTCGGCCGAGTGGACCGCCCGGAGCGTCTTCGCCGAGCTGACCCGGGCCGACCTCCACGCCCCCTACGGGGCCCGGCCGGCCCACCGGTTCCTCGCCTCCGGCGACCCCGACGAGTTCCGCCGCGTCGGCGCCCGCTTCCTCGGCCCGGAGGTCGGCGTCGTGGAGCGGCGCAGCGCCGCCGTGCCGGTCGAGGCCGAGGCCTCGTGA